In the genome of Fretibacterium sp. OH1220_COT-178, the window CTATACCGACTGCGTTCAGGCCCTGGTGATGTTGGGCGCCCTCTTCCTGGCCCCCGTCTTCGGGGTCTGGTACATCCACACCCACCCGGAGGTCTGGGCTTCCTCGATCTCCGAGGCCCTGGCGCGTTCCGCACCCAGCTACAGCAGCTGGACCGGCGGAGCGGTGGGATTCTTCGCCGGAGCGACAGTGGTGATCGGTGAAGGTTCGTGGTTTTTTGGTTTCCTCGGAGGCCTGCCGCAGCTGGCTACTCGTTTCATGGCGATACGGGACGATCGCGAGGCCTGCCTGGCGCGCAACGTGGGCATCCTCTGGAGCGCGTGTGCCTACATCGGAGCGCCCCTCATCGGTCTGGTGGGCATCGCCGTCTTTGGCCCCACGGGACTCTCCGATCAGGAGATGGTGACGCCGTCGCTGATGCTGAGGCTTTTTCATCCCATGCTGGCATCGCTGTTTCTGACCGGGGCCATCGCCGCCATGCTCTCCACGGCGGACTCCCTGCTGGTGCTGGCCTCGACGGAGCTGGCGGACAACGTCATCGTCCCGAGATTGCAGCGTACCCGGGAAGTTTCTCAGGAGAGGATGCTCCGGATCTCACGCCTCACCACGGGGGCCGTGGCCTGCGTTGCGCTCCTGGCGGCTTACGTCGTGCCGAGCAAGCTCATCAATACGGTGGTGGGGTATGCCTGGGCCGGAATCGGATGCACGTTCTCCGTCATCGTGCTGGGAGCGATCTTCTCCAGACGCTTCAATTCCAAGGCGGCCTTCGCGACCATGGTTGTCGGCGTGTTCTTTACGATATATTGGAATTTGATGGGCTACGAGTCGACGATCATGACGGCGCGGACCATGACGTTCGTGGTTTGCTGCGTTGTGGCGTTCGTCGTATCGCTTCTGACGGAGCCCGATCCTGTTTCGGAGGTTACGAAGATCGGATAGGGCATGACTTCGGATCGGTCCTGGGAGTCGAAATGGAGGAAGAATGCTTCCGCCGCGGCCCCCAGGACACCGAAAAATCCTTTTACTTTCGCTCTTTTCTGGAGTGGAGAGCATATAAAACTCAGAGTTTTTCGGCGAGCGCTGCGGCCCGTGTCGTCCCGTCCGTGTGCCGGATGTCACCTGCGTCCGCGGCGCAGGCGATCGGAGCGCATGTTTTGCCGGAAAACTCCTCTTTCGCGCGATGGAGTGAGTGCAGCTTGTCGATCATTGCCTTGAGCTGTGCGGAGAATCCCCACCAAGAAACCGGAGAGGCGAAGACCACGGCGTCCGCCTCCTCGACCTTGGGGGCGATCGTGTTGAAATCGTCGTCGAAAGTGCAGGCTTTGCTCGTTCTGTAGCAGAATTCATAGGCACGGCACCCCCCGATGCGGAGTTCCGCAGCGTCAAAGCGAACCACGGTGTGTCCGAGCCCCGTTGTCCAGGCCTCCATTGTCTCCATCAGACCCGGTGACAGAACACCATGTGCCCTGGCGTCACCTCCCGCGCCTGCGGCACCGACTCGGCGCAGAGGGGCACCGCCCGAGGACAGCGCGTCCGGAAGCGGCAGCCCGAGGGCGGATCGATGGGGCTCGGCACCTCTCCCTCCAGCGGGGCGGCAGTGAGGATATGCCCGCCCGACAGATGGGGGACCGCCGAGAACAACGCCTCCGTGTAGGGGTGCCGCGGGGCGCCGAAGATCTGGTCCCTGTCCCCCATCTCGGCGATGCGCCCCAAATACATGATCGCCACGCGGTCGCTGATGTGCCGCACCACCGACAGGTCGTGGGCGATGAAGAGACAGGAGAACCCGTACTCCTCCCGGAGGTCCATCAGCAGGTTCAGGATCTGAGCCTGAATCGACACGTCGAGGGCCGAGACCGGCTCGTCGGCGACGACCAGCTCGGGCTCCACCGCAAGGGCCCGGGCGATGCCAATTCTCTGGCGCTGGCCGCCGCTGAACTGGTGCGGATAGCGTCCGGCCTGCTCGGGACGGATGCCGACCCGCTCCAACAGCGCCAAAGCCCGTTCCTCCGCCTCGCTCCGCGTCCCCGCAATACCGTGAAAGAGCATCGGCTCCGTCAGGATCTCCCGGACCGAGAGCCGCGGGTTCAGCGAGGCGTAGGGGTCCTGGAAGATCATCTGTACGCGCCGGCGCAGGGGCAGCATCTGGCGCCGGGTGTAGCGCGTGATGTCGGCGCCGTCGAAGAAGACGCTCCCTCCTTTGGGCTCCAACAGTTTGATGACGGTGCGGGCCACCGTGGATTTGCCGCATCCCGACTCGCCCACGAGGCTGAACACCTCGCCCCTCTCGATCCGGAAGCTGACCCCGTCGACCGCGCTGACGACGCGCGTGTGCCGCACCGGACGCCCCCCCTGGAACCGGAGCCCGCCCAGCAGCCCTCGGTCCAGCTCGAACTTCTGAACGAGATCGCGTACCTCCATCAATGCCGAGCCGGCCATCTCAGCGAACCTCCTTTCGCTCGGGAGATTCCTTCCTCAGAGGGAAGTGGCAGCTGACCCGATGCCCGGGCTCGAGCTCCACGGGTTCGGGCTCCCGAACACGACACAGGTCGCGCGCACAGTCGCAGCGGGGCGCGAAGTTGCAGCCCTCCGGAAGGTCGAACATGTTCGGGACGATCCCCGGGATGGTGTCGAGCCGACGCCGGTTGTCCTCCATGTTCGGAATGGAGCGGAGCAGCCCGTCGGTGTAGGGGTGGGCGCTTCGGTCGATGATCGTGCGCGTATCGCCGGATTCCACGATCTTGCCGCAGTACATGACGTTGACCCGATCGGCCGACTCGGCCACCACGGCCAGGTCATGAGTCACCAGGATCAGCGAGCGCTCCCGTTCGCGAACCAGACGCACCATGAGCCGCAGAATCTGCGCCTGGATCGTCACATCCAGGGCGGTGGTGGGCTCGTCGGCGATGATCAGCTGCGGATCCGCAGCCAGGGCGATGGCGATGACCACCCGCTGGCGCATCCCCCCGCTGAACTGATGCGGGTAGTTGTTCAGGCGCGCCTCCGGGTTCGGTATCCCCACGGCACGGAGCTGCTCCACACAGGCCCTCCGACGCTCCGCCCGTCCCATCCGGGTGTGCAGGCGCAAGCACTCGTCCAGCTGCTGCCCCACGGTATAGACAGGGTTGAGCGACGTCATGGGGTCCTGAAAGACCATGGAGATCTCCCGCCCCCGCAGGCGGTTCATCTCCGTCTCCGACAGGACCATCAGGTCCCGGCCTCCGAAGAGGACCCGGCCTCCCTCGATCCGCCCCGGCTCGTCGATCAGGCGGATGATGGAAAAACCCGTGACGGACTTGCCGCCCCCGGACTCCCCCACCACGGCCAGGACCTCGCCCCTCCGGACGTCGAACGACACGCCGTCCACGGCCCGAACGACGCCCCTGAAGGTGTGGAAGTACGTCCTCAGGTCCCGGACCTCCAGGAGCACCTCGCCGGCCCGTCCGAGGGCGTTTTCGTTTTTCGATTCCATGGCGGTCACCTCAGCCTCGGGTTCATCTCGTCGCGCAGGAAGTCCCCCAGAAGGTTGATCCCGAAGACGATGATCATGATGTAGAGCCCCGGCAGGATGGAGACCCACCAGAGTCCGCTGTAGAGCACGCTGAACCCGTCGTTGCAGAGCATGCCCAGCGACGGGCGCGTGATGGGCACGCCCAGCCCGAGAAAGCTCAGCGTCGCCTCCGTCAGGATGAAATTGCCCACCTGGATGGTCGACAGCACGATGATCGAGGCAAAGACGTTCGGCAGGATATGCCGCCGGAGCACCCTGCCGTCCGGCAGCCCGATGACCCGGGTCGCCTCGACGTACTCGCTCTTCTTGACGGTCAGGGTCTCGCCCCGGACGGTCCGCGCGTAGCGGACCCAGCCCACGAGGGTGAGCGAGAGCAGGATGTTCGCCACGCCGCGGCCCAGGACGGACATCAGGAAGAGCGCGATCAGCATGGACGGGAAGGAAAGCTGAACGTCCGCCAGACGCATGATGAAGGCATCGACGCGTCCGCCGTAATAGCCCGAGATCAGCCCCAGCGTGATGCCCAGGCCGCTGGCCAGGAGCGTTCCGACAACGCCGATGAAGAGCGAGACCCGGCTGCCGTAGACGATGGCGCTCAGCATGTCGCGCCCCTGCTGATCGGTCCCCAGGATGAAGGGCATCGATCCGCCGTCCGACCAGATCGGAGGCTTGTAGGCATCCCCCAGGTCGAGGGCGGAGAGGTCGTAGGGATTCTGGACGACCCAGAAGGGCCCGACGAGCGCCACCGCCGTCACGAGGAGGACGATCGCCGCACCGATCAGGGCCAGCTTGGAACGTTTGAAGCGCGCCCAGCCCTCGGAGGCCATGAGCGCCCGCCAGAAATTTCTGCGTTTCGTATGCGTCATACCCTGCCCCCCTAGCGCAGATCGATTCGGGGATCGATGAAGACGTACAGGACGTCCACCACGAAGTTGATAAAGACGAAAAGCACCGCGACAAACAGGATGTAGGCCGCGACGATGGGACGGTCGGCGCTGTGGATGGCGTCGATGAGCAGCTTGCCCATGCCCGGCCACGCGAAGATGGTCTCCGTGATGGTGGTGAAGGCGATCAGGCTGCCCAGCTGGAGCCCGAAGATCGTCACCACGGGGATCAGGGTGTTCTTGAGCGCGTGCCCGAAGAGCAGACGGCGGCGCGGCACCCCCTTGGAACGGGCGAACTTGATGTAGTCCTGCTTCATATTCTCCTGCATCCCCGCCCGGGTCAGGCGCATGATGGTGGCGACGCTGCCGAGCGCCAGCGTGACGGCCGGAAGGACGACGTGCGCCCAGCCGTCCGCCGTCGCCAGGCTGGTTCGGATGCCCAGAAAGGTTCCGACCTCCCCCCGGCCCGAGACGGGCAGAAGCCCCAGATGGAGGCTGAAGAAGTAGATCATCACCATCCCGATCCAGAAGGAGGGCATGGAGATGCCGGCGATGGAGAGGCTCATGACGGACTTGCTGAAGAGCGATCGCGGATAGGCCCCTGCGAGGACGCCGCAGGGGATTCCGACGACGGCCGAGAGCAGGATCGCGACCAGAACCA includes:
- a CDS encoding sodium/proline symporter, encoding MQYVNAGSQFVVIMVLYVAFLIGFGFWQGRKVKSSEDYSIAGRSLPGWVAALSERATAESSWCLLGLPGVVYAAGLSGTWTAIGSFLGVVLSWLLIARPLRKDAERCRAVTFTDYLSKRFGAMGTWIKVFSSCAIVFFFFFYVGAQLIGGAKTFYTVFGIPLNLGMLLTFAIVIPYTMYGGFGSVVYTDCVQALVMLGALFLAPVFGVWYIHTHPEVWASSISEALARSAPSYSSWTGGAVGFFAGATVVIGEGSWFFGFLGGLPQLATRFMAIRDDREACLARNVGILWSACAYIGAPLIGLVGIAVFGPTGLSDQEMVTPSLMLRLFHPMLASLFLTGAIAAMLSTADSLLVLASTELADNVIVPRLQRTREVSQERMLRISRLTTGAVACVALLAAYVVPSKLINTVVGYAWAGIGCTFSVIVLGAIFSRRFNSKAAFATMVVGVFFTIYWNLMGYESTIMTARTMTFVVCCVVAFVVSLLTEPDPVSEVTKIG
- a CDS encoding ABC transporter ATP-binding protein; this translates as MAGSALMEVRDLVQKFELDRGLLGGLRFQGGRPVRHTRVVSAVDGVSFRIERGEVFSLVGESGCGKSTVARTVIKLLEPKGGSVFFDGADITRYTRRQMLPLRRRVQMIFQDPYASLNPRLSVREILTEPMLFHGIAGTRSEAEERALALLERVGIRPEQAGRYPHQFSGGQRQRIGIARALAVEPELVVADEPVSALDVSIQAQILNLLMDLREEYGFSCLFIAHDLSVVRHISDRVAIMYLGRIAEMGDRDQIFGAPRHPYTEALFSAVPHLSGGHILTAAPLEGEVPSPIDPPSGCRFRTRCPRAVPLCAESVPQAREVTPGHMVFCHRV
- a CDS encoding ABC transporter ATP-binding protein → MESKNENALGRAGEVLLEVRDLRTYFHTFRGVVRAVDGVSFDVRRGEVLAVVGESGGGKSVTGFSIIRLIDEPGRIEGGRVLFGGRDLMVLSETEMNRLRGREISMVFQDPMTSLNPVYTVGQQLDECLRLHTRMGRAERRRACVEQLRAVGIPNPEARLNNYPHQFSGGMRQRVVIAIALAADPQLIIADEPTTALDVTIQAQILRLMVRLVRERERSLILVTHDLAVVAESADRVNVMYCGKIVESGDTRTIIDRSAHPYTDGLLRSIPNMEDNRRRLDTIPGIVPNMFDLPEGCNFAPRCDCARDLCRVREPEPVELEPGHRVSCHFPLRKESPERKEVR
- a CDS encoding ABC transporter permease, whose amino-acid sequence is MTHTKRRNFWRALMASEGWARFKRSKLALIGAAIVLLVTAVALVGPFWVVQNPYDLSALDLGDAYKPPIWSDGGSMPFILGTDQQGRDMLSAIVYGSRVSLFIGVVGTLLASGLGITLGLISGYYGGRVDAFIMRLADVQLSFPSMLIALFLMSVLGRGVANILLSLTLVGWVRYARTVRGETLTVKKSEYVEATRVIGLPDGRVLRRHILPNVFASIIVLSTIQVGNFILTEATLSFLGLGVPITRPSLGMLCNDGFSVLYSGLWWVSILPGLYIMIIVFGINLLGDFLRDEMNPRLR
- a CDS encoding ABC transporter permease; the encoded protein is MLQFIVKRLIQLFIVLFAVSVIVFLLTSVMGNPVYLMLRESATPEEIQAATQALGLDRPLPVQYGIFVKNALSGNFGRSYMFHLSALGLILERLPATLELVLVAILLSAVVGIPCGVLAGAYPRSLFSKSVMSLSIAGISMPSFWIGMVMIYFFSLHLGLLPVSGRGEVGTFLGIRTSLATADGWAHVVLPAVTLALGSVATIMRLTRAGMQENMKQDYIKFARSKGVPRRRLLFGHALKNTLIPVVTIFGLQLGSLIAFTTITETIFAWPGMGKLLIDAIHSADRPIVAAYILFVAVLFVFINFVVDVLYVFIDPRIDLR
- a CDS encoding flavodoxin family protein; amino-acid sequence: MEAWTTGLGHTVVRFDAAELRIGGCRAYEFCYRTSKACTFDDDFNTIAPKVEEADAVVFASPVSWWGFSAQLKAMIDKLHSLHRAKEEFSGKTCAPIACAADAGDIRHTDGTTRAAALAEKL